From the genome of Sphingobacterium kitahiroshimense, one region includes:
- a CDS encoding DUF5703 domain-containing protein gives MSRLRLTILFIVQLLIFEAFSQEEKNNYKIIFNTPSINETGNVPIGNGSLGSNVWVEENGDLLLYLSRNDSHSELQRLLKLGGVRISFSESPFFKGKPFRQELNLKEGTLKILAGKKGEELNLKIFIDANSPVMYISGYSEKPVQVKVTLENWRKNKHELNMEELASTWLYRTGVPDGAEAWESADVFLKKPQALVWYHRNAYSSVPVHIKKQGMEDYANQIIDPLKDNTFGGYIKASGLVSLSDSVLHTKRPLKNIDIRIAGYTRQTPDPATWEKEIAGWIAQSPSPKKAYEQTARWWTNFWNRGWIDINNGSDSLSTYTQTYILSKYQMACQMRNEFPARFQGGIFNVDPKYAYYGPDVRQKNYSADYRFYGVNYWWQNVRFLYLPQFAQGNFDMMKPFFDFYIKQAKTFEARSNKYYGASGIYMQECISTFGLPGMGDFGLESDVYSEEYTKDIWQQCLEMSVMMLDYYHYTGDEAFLKTKALPWARKALQFYNTRFKKDEQGKLHIFPSHGLETYWTDVVNDMPSTAGLHYVLEELLKLPQSTLTPEDKQNWTTMLSTIPDLPKKKDSLGNVVVDNAAFYNPQRTNYEAPDLYCLFPFRIYGIHKPNIKEVERAYFNMPNPGRVCWYQTGIFAARLGLATEAAKDIKARSGAYLKGFRFKGYMDSPHDWKPDYDGVGNMMNTLQEMLVQCDGDKIYMLPAWPKDWDVNFKVHAFKNTVIEGTYKNGKMEFLKVMPESRRKDLIF, from the coding sequence ATGAGTAGACTCCGACTAACCATCTTGTTTATAGTTCAATTGCTGATATTCGAAGCGTTTTCGCAGGAAGAGAAGAATAACTATAAAATCATTTTTAATACACCATCCATCAACGAAACAGGTAATGTTCCAATTGGTAATGGAAGTCTAGGGAGTAACGTCTGGGTAGAAGAGAATGGCGATCTATTATTATATCTCTCGCGTAATGATTCACATTCTGAATTACAACGGCTGTTAAAGTTAGGAGGGGTCAGGATTTCCTTTTCAGAGAGTCCTTTTTTTAAAGGGAAGCCCTTCCGTCAGGAATTGAATCTGAAAGAAGGAACATTAAAAATTCTAGCCGGGAAAAAAGGAGAGGAGTTAAATTTAAAGATCTTTATTGATGCAAACTCTCCTGTAATGTATATTTCTGGATACAGTGAAAAACCAGTTCAGGTGAAGGTGACTTTGGAAAACTGGAGAAAAAATAAACATGAGCTCAATATGGAAGAACTTGCTTCTACCTGGCTCTATAGAACCGGAGTTCCGGACGGGGCAGAAGCCTGGGAATCTGCAGATGTGTTTCTTAAAAAACCACAAGCCCTTGTATGGTATCATCGGAATGCTTACAGCAGTGTGCCTGTGCACATTAAGAAACAAGGAATGGAAGACTATGCGAATCAGATTATTGATCCCTTGAAGGATAATACTTTTGGAGGTTATATCAAAGCTTCAGGTTTAGTAAGTCTTTCTGATAGCGTTTTACACACCAAGAGACCATTAAAAAACATTGATATTCGGATAGCCGGCTATACCCGGCAAACGCCTGATCCGGCAACTTGGGAAAAGGAAATTGCTGGATGGATTGCTCAGTCTCCTAGTCCTAAAAAAGCCTATGAACAAACCGCTAGGTGGTGGACAAATTTTTGGAATAGAGGATGGATTGATATCAATAATGGTTCTGATAGTCTATCAACGTACACCCAGACTTATATTCTGTCTAAATATCAGATGGCCTGTCAGATGCGAAATGAATTTCCTGCTCGATTTCAGGGAGGAATTTTTAATGTAGATCCAAAGTATGCCTATTATGGACCTGATGTACGTCAAAAGAATTACTCGGCAGATTATCGATTTTATGGCGTGAATTACTGGTGGCAGAACGTGCGCTTTTTATACCTGCCACAGTTTGCACAGGGTAATTTTGACATGATGAAACCGTTTTTTGATTTTTATATCAAGCAAGCGAAGACTTTTGAAGCCAGATCAAACAAATATTATGGTGCATCAGGAATCTATATGCAGGAATGTATCAGTACATTCGGCTTACCGGGAATGGGCGATTTTGGATTGGAATCCGATGTATATTCTGAAGAATATACAAAAGATATATGGCAGCAATGTTTAGAAATGTCGGTGATGATGCTCGATTATTATCACTATACTGGAGACGAAGCATTTTTAAAAACAAAAGCGTTGCCTTGGGCACGAAAAGCACTTCAGTTTTACAATACACGTTTTAAGAAAGATGAGCAGGGCAAGTTACATATTTTTCCAAGCCACGGATTAGAAACATATTGGACGGATGTTGTCAATGATATGCCTTCTACTGCCGGACTACATTATGTATTAGAAGAACTTTTAAAACTACCTCAAAGTACATTAACTCCTGAAGATAAACAGAATTGGACTACTATGCTGTCCACTATTCCCGATCTGCCGAAGAAAAAGGATAGTCTTGGGAATGTTGTGGTGGACAATGCCGCTTTTTATAATCCTCAAAGAACAAATTATGAAGCACCGGATTTATATTGTTTATTTCCATTTCGGATTTATGGGATCCATAAACCCAATATTAAAGAAGTTGAGCGAGCCTATTTCAATATGCCCAATCCAGGTCGGGTATGCTGGTATCAAACAGGAATTTTTGCCGCTCGTTTGGGTCTTGCCACAGAAGCTGCCAAAGATATTAAAGCCCGTAGCGGTGCATATCTAAAAGGTTTTCGATTTAAAGGATACATGGATAGCCCGCACGATTGGAAACCAGATTATGACGGTGTTGGCAATATGATGAATACCTTACAGGAAATGTTGGTTCAATGTGACGGAGATAAGATTTATATGTTGCCGGCTTGGCCAAAAGACTGGGATGTGAATTTTAAAGTACATGCTTTTAAAAACACTGTTATTGAAGGTACTTATAAAAATGGGAAAATGGAATTCTTGAAAGTGATGCCCGAAAGTAGGAGAAAAGATCTCATCTTTTAG
- a CDS encoding HD domain-containing protein, producing MDFEILLKQIDFIKEIDKVKYIQRKTKLFNSNRNENDAEHSWHLAMMALILAEHANEPIDVLKVVKMVLIHDIVEIDAGDTFIYDMQKNHVNTDQERLAANRIFGLLPQEQSKEFIAVWEEFEAGLTPEAKFARTMDRLEPLLQNTSNNGGTWKEFDVDYSKVFEKKKIINEGSTTIWKYAEELINESVEKGILRKD from the coding sequence ATGGATTTTGAAATCTTATTGAAACAAATTGATTTTATAAAAGAAATCGATAAGGTCAAATACATACAACGGAAAACTAAATTGTTCAATAGTAACCGTAATGAAAATGATGCGGAACATAGCTGGCATCTGGCGATGATGGCATTGATTTTGGCTGAACATGCAAACGAACCAATTGATGTATTGAAAGTGGTAAAAATGGTTCTGATCCATGATATTGTTGAAATTGACGCTGGAGATACCTTCATCTACGATATGCAAAAAAATCATGTTAATACAGACCAAGAAAGACTGGCTGCTAATCGGATTTTTGGACTGTTACCTCAAGAACAGTCGAAAGAATTTATTGCAGTATGGGAAGAATTTGAGGCAGGTCTAACTCCTGAAGCTAAGTTTGCGAGAACAATGGATCGATTGGAACCTCTCTTGCAAAACACTTCAAATAATGGGGGAACCTGGAAAGAGTTTGATGTTGATTACAGTAAGGTATTCGAAAAAAAGAAAATCATTAATGAGGGATCTACTACGATATGGAAGTATGCTGAAGAACTCATCAACGAAAGCGTGGAAAAGGGTATTTTAAGAAAAGATTAA
- a CDS encoding metallophosphoesterase, with product MAQRLILILLLFLIGDIYFYQAIITLFSNPLIHVIYWLIDIVVLGAIIVTIFLRKRISDIQRYASGLITAMLLIFIPKLFSVPILLLEDIGRLFRSFPPRNFYVSELVAVLAGIVFLAIIFGLTRGRHFYRVRKEILHFSDLPEAFDGFTITQLSDIHSGSLSNIKGVQKGIDLANAQNSDLLLFTGDLVNNMASEMDPWIDLFTTLKAPYGKYSVLGNHDYGDYTKWSSTSLKEANLMRVKEIHSEMGFKLLLNEAVLLHKHGQRIALVGVENWGKGGFHQFGNLNQATAAIPADSFKILMSHDPSHWDAVTVDHAKHVHLTLAGHTHGMQFGIELFGFKWSPIQYFYKQWAGLYQRDGKFLYVNRGFGYHGLKGRVGVWPEITVLTLKRSTDQVE from the coding sequence TGTCATTTATTGGCTTATTGATATTGTTGTACTGGGTGCTATTATAGTCACTATATTTTTGCGGAAACGTATTAGCGATATTCAGCGTTATGCATCGGGTTTGATCACAGCGATGTTGCTTATCTTTATTCCAAAATTATTTTCTGTTCCGATTCTATTATTGGAAGATATTGGTCGACTATTCCGTAGTTTTCCGCCTAGGAATTTTTACGTCAGTGAACTTGTCGCAGTACTTGCTGGCATAGTCTTTTTGGCGATTATTTTCGGGCTGACTAGAGGTCGTCATTTTTATAGGGTTAGAAAAGAGATCTTGCATTTTTCAGATTTACCCGAAGCTTTCGATGGTTTTACCATTACACAATTGTCCGACATCCATTCTGGTAGTTTAAGTAACATCAAAGGTGTACAGAAAGGTATTGATCTTGCGAATGCCCAAAACAGTGATCTGCTCTTATTTACAGGAGATCTCGTCAACAACATGGCTTCCGAGATGGATCCATGGATTGATCTTTTTACCACCTTAAAAGCCCCTTATGGGAAGTATTCTGTTTTAGGTAATCATGACTATGGTGATTATACCAAATGGTCCAGTACATCACTTAAAGAGGCAAATCTGATGCGTGTTAAAGAAATACACAGTGAGATGGGTTTCAAATTATTACTTAATGAAGCTGTCTTACTGCATAAGCATGGACAACGTATTGCATTAGTGGGGGTGGAGAATTGGGGCAAAGGCGGTTTCCATCAGTTTGGCAATCTCAATCAAGCAACAGCTGCTATACCTGCCGATTCCTTTAAGATCCTAATGTCTCATGATCCATCACACTGGGATGCAGTTACTGTAGATCACGCTAAACATGTTCACCTCACCTTGGCCGGTCATACGCATGGTATGCAGTTTGGAATTGAGCTTTTTGGTTTTAAATGGAGTCCTATCCAGTACTTTTATAAACAATGGGCAGGACTGTACCAACGAGACGGAAAATTTTTATATGTCAATAGAGGCTTCGGTTATCATGGTCTGAAAGGCAGGGTGGGCGTGTGGCCCGAAATCACAGTTCTTACCTTAAAACGTTCCACCGACCAAGTAGAATAA